Within Desmodus rotundus isolate HL8 chromosome 6, HLdesRot8A.1, whole genome shotgun sequence, the genomic segment GTGGTGGTCCAGGTTTGAGTTTCCCCCCTGGATAGCCGAAGGACCGCGCGCACCTCACTGAAAACACTGGCACCGCCCTAGTGTTTCTGAGCTCCTGAGTCACCCAAGCTGCTGCAGGGCTTCCTTGGTTTATctctgccccaggcccccagggatTGAGTATTTCTGTGTTTATGAGAAATGTTACCAGTCAGTGGGTTAGGTcctctccattcttttttctcaaggtCTGTTGGCTGTCCTTGatcttttgcatttccatatgtGCCATTCAGGAAAAGATGATTAATTTCCACACGATAAAAACACCTCCTAGTGTCTGACTTGAATTTCATTGAGATTATAGGCCAATTTGGAGAGAttttatatgtttacatatttccCAATCCATTGACATATaaactcttttcattttgcacttTGACCTTGACTTCAGTTTTGATAAATTTGCTTATGAATTTCAGTAGTTCACTGTAGAAGGTTTTTCAATGTAGGCAATTGTGTTTTgtgaataatgacatttttattttgcatttcaattcTTATGgcctttacttcttctttttgtctttttttcttggctAGTTATTGAGTCAACATTCAATAGAAATTGTGTTAGTGGAGGGAATTTTCTAACTCAGAGAGAAAACTTTTAATATGTCGCCATTAAATATAATGGTTCTGAAGGTTTCGAGTGACAAAGGGCTTAAATGAATCACTTTGTAATTAATATTTGTAGGGACTAGATCCTGAATTTTCTTTTGATGgaatgttctttttattattattgtatagTAGCTCCCATATGGCTATAAATGCTTTGAAGTGATATCAGTACCAGTTTATTCATGgctagacatttttttttgtaatttcatctttatctttttggtgtgtgtgtatgtgtgtgagagagagagaaagagaggagagagagaggatgaaagAGGGGGAATTTAGGTATTTCAGGTATCCTTCTTGTAAAGATTTGGtaccttgatttttttctcctattgcAATTATCTCTGTATTTTAGTGTCTTACATTAATGTGGTAATCAATATACATAGATTTATTAATACCAGCTCTTTCGTGTTGTCTGTTGGAAAATTTAGTtgcctcttcatttctcttttgttgCTTTGTGCCTACTTTTGGCTTAATCATGCTTTCAGTTTCTTTCACTTGTCATGTAATTTTGAAAACCATAGTTTCTATGTCTATTTTTGGTGATGTATATTAAGTGGTAACATCCCAGCTTAGAAATTATAGTAACAAATTTAAAGTTACTCAGGGTTCCAGTTCTCATCAAGACTCTTAGCAGTCTTTACTCACCAAAAGTCTCTTCCTCTGTTTACTTACTAGTTCCAAAGGTTTCACTGTATCCTTTTAAAATACCACAGTAATTATTTTAAGTCAATAGGTATAAAGTTTGCCAACATAGTTTTCAAATTATGTTTCTACATTGTTTTCATATATTGCTTTACCTGTGATTCACTGGGATTTCTATTgagtaatacattttatttgtacaCGGAGGATCTGCAGGTCCTCATACCTCcttatttgcatatttaatgATGCCTCACTTTGCTCTTATGCATTCAAGAGTATTCTTGACAATATCAAAGCGTAGAAGAGCAGCTTACCCCTTCTTGGAACACTGAAGATAGTAGCTGATTGCCTTCAGCCCCTTTCCTATTGGGGAGAAGTCACCGTCAGCTGGGTTGTTGCTCTTGTGAATGTAATTGTACTTTACCCTTGGTAACTTTTAATTTTCCTCCTAATCCTGCAGCATATACATTGTGCAAAACAGTCGAACAAAGACTGCTGAAGAGGCAAATTGAATTACAGCTTCTATGAAACACCACAACACTGACAAAGCAGTGAAGGGATTCTGAGGAATCAAACAAAGTGATAGACATAGAAAGAATCCACTTAAAAATcttagaaagcaaaaataaagttatttaaaaatgttttttaagctaGGCAGATGAGATAAATGTCAACCAGGTGTCAGTCGTAGAAAAAGGGTGCAATTAGAATATAGTTATGAAATGTCTAGAGCAGCGTGAAGAGAGCAAAAGAGGAAAGAATCTGAAAGGGTCATTAATTAAGAGACACAGGGTAGGTTCATTGACTACATCACTATTGAATAGGCATCCCAGAAGGTGCAGACATAGTGAAATGGAGCGAATGAAGAAAGCCAATAGTCAAAGAGGTCATTGTTAAGACATTCCATTCactgagaatttatttatttgtgctaTTTCATCCTCAGAGTAcgttttttatttaaagatttatgtCACCTTCAGTTATAAAAAGTTGTGAGTATACATTTAACTTTCTTTATTGCACTCATTAAATAGAAAGATTTTTTGCAAATTAAGGACTTCAGTCTACTTTCAGTTTTGTAACGTTTTTGGTTAAGTCTCTTCAAATAATGTTTCTTTATCATTCTCTTTATCCTAAGTTTAGTGTCTCAATCCAGTATTTGTGTCTCTAAACTGCTCGTTCAAAAGTGTATCCTTTTGTCTGTGTGTATTAAAACCTGGATGGATTCTTAAATGTGATTTTCCAGTATACTGCTTCCCTTTTTAACATTAGGTCTAGAAATTATTCTCTTTACAGACTTTTTAAAACTCGTGTGGCTATATTCTCATTTCAGAGGTATGTGACTGATTTGTTTTTATACACCGATAGTGTTTTCGTGGCTCCcgcattcatttttcttaatttaatgagCCTTTTAGTAAATATTACACCTTTTTTAATCCATTGGGACATTCTCACCATCCTATGTTAGAGTCTTTGGAAGATTTTCTATGCACTTAATTACAACTTGAATGAATTTTATCCAGATGAATAATatcttgaatgaattaatgacatCTTGAATGTAATTAATCAAGATgtaatgaaaggaaaaacaaagtgattttttacttaatttttcctctttaacaTGAAATCTGTGTGTCTTCGAATGTGTTTTTGGGCACACATTTTGAGTgaaagactttttgtttttattattctttgattTTACGTTGGTTTttccaccttctctttctccctgttgtGTGGTTTTGAGCTTTTATAGTCATTCACCAGGATGGTGGCCCCTTGTGGAGAGTCGGGTGCTACGAGAGTGCCTTGGGCTCTGGTGATGTAACAGGAGAGCCAGCAAGTGCATCGACCTGGTCACAGTCACAGTCACAGTCGTATCCAGCAGCCCAGTGGCTGCTTTATACCTCCTTCCATGGCCCCAGCCCAGGTGCTTGGTTTCGAAAAACCCTGTTGGTGCCCCAACTCCCAAAACTCTCCTGGTCTCCACACAAGCTGAGTTCCAGGTATTACTCTCTGCTTTCATGATGGAGCGTGCTGTGTTTCCGATTCATTCCTGGTATAAGAAAGAATTGTCCCATTTGAATCTCTGGCTGTCTCTTTGGGGGCTTGCATTTGATATTGTGGTCTGTCATGTTCACAGGTTCCAAGTAGAGGAGAACTAAAGAACTccccttccatgtctctggttatattttgtttgtttttttcttcagtgaggagaggggattacagaactactataaaggacacatggacaaaatcaagggggagggtggaggtgggggagggagggggtttcgactggggtggggtggagggatggggagaaaaggcatacaactgtaattgaacaacaataaaaattaaaaaaaaaccctcccctTGAGCACCAATCTTTTCTTAAAACTGTGGAATACAACCGATAGTGTAAGGGCAATGATAACATCAAGTGTCACTCACCTTCAGTTTCTGGGAGAAAATAGAGATTCGTAGTTGTGGTAAGTGAAAAGGAATCTGTCTCTTCTTTAGCTTCAGCTGATTATTGCTGACAGTCCATTCCAAGGGGTATCAGATCTTCTATTTATTTAACAGAAGCCAGAGACCctaatttttatgtgaaatctctcAATTTTTAATATTGGCTAACatctaaagtttttaaatatctctAAAGCCAAATTTGCAGATCAGCATCACAGGACTGCGGGCTGGAGTGAATCCATGACTTACTGATGTGTGGCTCTTGGCGTAAATTCTCACTCTGTGTGAgcataccatttctttttttccttttctacttctcAGCTCTGAAGTTTCTGTCCTAACGGCAGCCCAGTATTCACCAGTCCAAAGAAAATGGGAAACAATCAGACATGGATCACAGAAGTAATCCTGCTGGGCTTCCAGGTTGACCCAGAACTTGAAGTTctcctctttgggttcttcttgctaTTCTACAGTGTCACCCTGCTGGGCAACGGGGTCATCCTGGGGCTCATCTGCCTGGACTCCCGACTgcacacccccatgtacttcttcctctcaaACCTGGCCATCGTTGACATGTCGTATGCCTCGAGCACTGTTCCTAAGATGCTGGCAAATCTGGTGACGCACAAGAAAGCCATCGCCTTTGGTCCATGCATCCTTCAGACTTTCCTGTATTTGGCATTTGCTGTCACAGAGTGCACGTGTTTGGTGGTGATGTCCTATGATCGGTACGTGGCCATCTGCCACCCGCTGCAGTACACTGTCATCATGAGCTGGAGTGTGTGCACGGTGCTGGCCGCCACGTCCTGGGTGTTTAGCTTCCTCTGGGCTCTGGTGCACACTACTCTCATCCTGAGGCTGCCCTTCTGTGGGCCTCAGAAAATCAACTACTTCTTCTGTCAAATCATGTCAGTGTTCAAATTGGCCTGTGCTGACACTCAGCTCAATGAACTCGTCCTCTTTGTGGGCTCCGTGTTTGTTTTAGTGGGGCCCCTGTGCTTGGTGCTGGTCTCCTGCACGAGCATCCTCTTTGCCATGCTGAGGATCCAGTCCGGGGAGGGCCACAGGaaggccttctccacctgctcctcccacctctgcGTGGTGGGGCTTTTCTTTGGCTGCGCCATTGTCATGTACGTGGCCCCCAAATGCCACCACTTTCAAGAACAGAGGAAGATCCTGTCATTGTTTTACAGCCTTTTCAGCCCCATGCTGAACCCGCTaatctacagcctgaggaacgCAGAGGTCAAGGGTGCCCTGCAGAGGTTTCTGGGGAAGAGGAGGTCCCTGGGAGGGATGGTTGGGAGTATTTTGAGTGTGTGAGCTGGTCCTCATCACACACTCAAGCCAGGAGCTTGAATGCCCTTTTGAGTCCTTTACTTTAACCAACCCAGGACACTTTGTCTTTGGACTtgttgtaaaatgagaaaataaatagccTTACTGTTTATGCCATCAATACCAAACCTGAGATAAAGTGTAAAACCGAAAATCAGTCTAATCCTATTCATGAAAGAGATGCAAAtgtcttaaagaaaatattagtaggacaaatccataaaataaaataattttaccttttgaaaGTGTTTATTCCCTGAATGCTAGAATTGTTTAatgttaaaacaatgaaaataatttaccaCATTAACAAATTAAAGATACATGTCAGTAGATCTAGTAAAGtgtttgacaaaatttaacactaATTCATGGCAAAAATTCTTGACATGCTACTAATAACAGACAATAAGCATTTCTAAAGAGGAcctacagagaaagagaaaagaaaacccacccaGTAAACATGGTACTTAAGGATGAGATGCTAACATCTTCCCCTGTAAgtaaagaatgagagaaagatgTACACCATGGCCTTGTTTTCAGCTTTTTACTAGAGATTCTAACTAGATGTATATTTTATAGACCAATTATTTAAAGATATTCAAGATTTGGTTAATTTTTATTGGTGAAGACTGATCCATGTGATAGAAATTTActtggaaaagataaaacttagaaaagaagaaatttcttTGTTGCGACTTAGATGGAACATATGGAATAATTTCCCCAGCCAAAGGAAACTGTAGTGGAGTATATTATGGAGTGAGGTTTCTTTTCAGGACAATGGACATGTTGGTTATTGTGTGAAATATGCATTTACTTATTGTCAGTGCAGTCAGAGTTCCTAGTGAGAGTGACAGCATGTTTACTGAACAGAATGTGAAGCCAGGTGAGTACTACTCTATGTCCTACCTGTGAGTCTCACTGAGCGTAGCATTAAGGACAGGGTCAGGCTGCCAGCATGTGCTCACTGAATGTGTTTTAGTCCTGTGGCTCAGAGGCTATGTCTTTGTGGTGGGGATGGAAGGAGTACAGACAAGAAACCAAGATGTAGGTGCTGGCGGAGTGAAGTGGAGGAAGGCTGAGATTGTTGATAAgagtttaattttctctttatagcATTTTATGTTTAGTGTGCACCTTTTTATTTATCCTGCCCTTTCTCCCGAAGCACGTTTTCACAGTAAAGTGTTCTCGGATCTCATCACCTTCAACCTGCTTGGGTGCTTCTGGTCATGTCTGAGGAATTTCTCATCCAtgctttagatttcttttttgtcCAGGTGATTTGTCAGTTTAtcaataatacttttttttttaaaggcaactcATCTGTTGGTGTTGGGAAGGGGTTTGTTTATATTCCCGAGTCTTGCTTCAATGAGGTTAACTTGGTTGTGGGTCTGGTTTTCACAGTTTAGATCCATTTTGGGAGTTTTCTTCAGGGACTGCATCTTGTTCTCCAAAGCACCATGGAATGATGCATAAGCCaaaatacataaatgttcatttatttaaaattggaaatgCAACTGCAGAATGAGCAAGGAAGTGTGCTGAACTTTGCTGTAGAAGTACCTACACTGGAAGATAATGTTTCACCTAATGCTTGAGCAGTGAACCTGGAGTCAGAGCCAGAGGGGCTCATCAGAGGCCCTCCTGACCAGGGCTCTGGATTACTGGTCATGCGACCATCCATCCTGTAGACATCCAGGTGACTAGCATCCTTGCGCCAACTCGTCAGCTTCCCCTGAACTTTTATCTTCGTGGGACCCCTTTGCTTGGTGCTAGTCTCCTCCACATGTAACCCCTTTGACATCCTCAGGATCCAGTctggggagggccccaggaaggccttctccacctgctcctcccaccttAGCAAGGTCAAGCTCTGCTTTGGCAGCACCTACCTCATGTCCAGAGCCCCCAAATCACACCATCCTGAGGAGCATCAGGACATCCTTTTCCTGGTTACAGCCTTTATAACCCCAAGGTCTTTGAACCCACCGATCTACAGCCTGAGGAATGCAGAGGTCAAGGGTGCCCTGCAGAGAGCACTGTATGAGGAGAGTCATTTCTAATTGCAGTGACATTTGAATCACCAGCCTGAGTGCTCAGCTACCACCTGAATCCAGAGAAGCTCACTGCTGCCTTCTGCCGTGATTCTTCATGATGCGAGATTGGGCCATCCCTCTTCCTCTGAAGGAAGCTTTCCATAGGTTacactcattgattttttttaatcagatataatttttttttaatttctcattgcATTGAATATCCGCATACTAAAATATTATATTGATTCCTGTTCTGGGTCCCAAAGGTTGAATACAGTCTTTCTCCATCTGCACCCTAACTGTGTAAACTCAATACTGCATATTCATAGgatttgggaagaaagaaaaagctgcaGTGGAAGGAACTGGTCCTGCAAACCCCAGGGCCACTTGTCTGTTCTTCCAGATTGTATTTGTCATTAAAGACCATCTCAGGGAGCTCTAGGTGCATGATGTAGAGAAATTTACTATGAGAATTACAGACTGCTATTGGGGAGTAAATGAGCAGGCTGAGTGAAGGAACAAAATTAATACAGGGTGtgtaggggaaggggagaaagagaaacctgcAGGCAGTGTGGGAGGCGAGCTCACTGTTTACAACCTTTGGGGCAAACTGCTGGGCCAGTAGCTAGCAAAGGGCAGAGCTTTCTAGCCCTTGCCTTGGTGGCAGGTTGACTTTTACCGATTCCTTCTACTTTTCAAACACAGTGGTCAGGGATGCGTCCTACAGACTTTACGTGCCTCTGAGGATGTTACCATAAACTGTGCCTTCCAGCCGGCTTTGAGGTGAGGCTGGCCACTTGCTTCCAGAGTCTTTCTGGATCTCACACTGAGAGTGACAGGAGACTTGATCAGAAGGGTAAGTGTGTGCCCTTCACTGGGGGAGTACTGATTGCTCAGTGCAACTCTCTTTTTCCACTAAAATTATCTTTAGTATGAAACATTAAACTCATATTTAACAATATGATAAATTGATCAATTATTGCACTTTAACTCAATGAGCTGTTTATGCAGTTACTAAAATGATGACTGCATAGATTTTACAGATACATAGGAAAGAGTTATTATAACATTTAAAGGGAAAACATGAACCAATAGTTGCAAATGCTATGTAGCTGCAATTATGGACACATATATGCACTAAATAGAGAAGTCTATGATATACAATAGCATAGTATTGCTTATAGGGTGGTACCATGACTGACTGTAACTTCTGAAAATTGTTTCTCATGCTGTAGGGAGGTTTGGAGATGTCAGCTCACTGTGTTTACACCTGTAATAATTGAACCAGTACGAGCTTGTACACCAACTATGCTTCAATTACGATatacaagaaaattttaaaaatggaaataaatttagCTACAAAAGTTTGTAAGATGTAAGAAACCTCTTCAATTTCAtctctgtctttattttaaattctatagCATAAAAGATCTTTTTCAAAGCCACCCACTCCTGCTTACCTCCTGTGGGCAGCAGAGCTCACTGAACATACAGGTCACATGGGCTTTCCTAATAACAGCTGACGTGCTTGTTGACCCCTTACCCAGTGCTGTGCACACACATCGACAGCACTAAACACGGAACGTCTCATTCAGCCGTCTTACCCAgtccatgagaaggtgccattgTCAGTCTGCTTTATGTGTGCTCACACCAGAAGGTAGTCAATGTTTGCTTTTACTGAGTCGCTGTCACTGCCAGGCCCTCCTTGCCTCTGGTCGTCAGCCATTAGCAAGGAGCACACGTTGCCCTCGCCTCTCTGTGCTCTGGCAGTATGACCTGGACTGGACCTAGAGGGACGCCAGTGGAACACAGTGCTGTCTGTGACTAGCGAGCATGATCGCTACCAGATAGGGCATTGGCACACCTCTATGCCCATCACATCTAACCTGTTCTTCCACCTAGTGTGTTTAAAGTAATTCCTGTGTGTGTCCCTTACTGAACTGTCAGTATGAGTGATGTGGAGCCTGTTCTTTATTGATGAACGTGAGACCCCAGCATCTGGTATCCAGCTTACAATTTTTCTTAACCAAATTGGGACATTTGgactattgatttttctttttttatcctcacccaagggcatgcctattgaatttttagagagaggggacaggagggagagacaCAAAGTAACATAAATTGAGAAACATCCATTGATTGCCTCCTGTGTGCGTGCCAACAGGGTCCAAACCCTCAAGATAGGTAGGTATGTATggtccctgaccaggaatcgaacccccaaacTTTCAATTTATAGGACAACACTGcaacctactgagccataccagtcagggggGACTGTTGATTTCAGTGGCTTGCAATTCCTTATGTTGTCTAGGTAAGGGGCTTTAAAGCAGACCAGGAGCCTGGCAAAGGGTAGAGGACCTTGACCCTTCCTGTGTGCCCTCTGCTCTTGTCAGCCTTGCCCCAACAGCTCTTGGCAGTGGCAGCAGAGGCTCCCGACCAGCCTTAGGTGCTCAGTGTCCCAGAGCCAGCCTCATTATTCCCCCTGGGGCCACAGCGCCACTGGGGAGCCCCATCTCCTCACAGTGTTAAGTCTGAACCCCAACTCCTCTGACCTTGTGGCTTCTAATCAACCAGCCTCTGGTCTGTGCCTTT encodes:
- the LOC112308383 gene encoding olfactory receptor 2A12 yields the protein MGNNQTWITEVILLGFQVDPELEVLLFGFFLLFYSVTLLGNGVILGLICLDSRLHTPMYFFLSNLAIVDMSYASSTVPKMLANLVTHKKAIAFGPCILQTFLYLAFAVTECTCLVVMSYDRYVAICHPLQYTVIMSWSVCTVLAATSWVFSFLWALVHTTLILRLPFCGPQKINYFFCQIMSVFKLACADTQLNELVLFVGSVFVLVGPLCLVLVSCTSILFAMLRIQSGEGHRKAFSTCSSHLCVVGLFFGCAIVMYVAPKCHHFQEQRKILSLFYSLFSPMLNPLIYSLRNAEVKGALQRFLGKRRSLGGMVGSILSV